The following proteins come from a genomic window of bacterium:
- the atpG gene encoding ATP synthase F1 subunit gamma, which produces MSSGKQLKTRIRSVGNIRKITKAMELVSVSKMKRAVDALLRTRPYAEGAWEVLRDLRAVALGERHPLLGEERELKRALVLLTTSDRGLCANFNSAVLGRVEKFLAELPEGASADIVTLGKRGREAAARRGWNLVASFDHLSVLPSAEDIEPIATLLTRGFIEGRYDHIYIVFTDFVSAIRQEVALEQLLPLHENARLGAAWRVGEGAVNTTRALARERLRRIEFLFEPSGKAVFEYVLPRLVSVQIFQGILESIASEHAARRLAMKNATDAAADIVRDVTFTFNQMRQSAITQEIAEISTGAMMTR; this is translated from the coding sequence ATGTCCTCCGGCAAACAATTGAAAACGCGCATCAGGTCAGTCGGTAACATTCGCAAGATTACGAAGGCGATGGAGCTTGTCTCTGTCTCCAAAATGAAGCGAGCTGTTGATGCTCTGCTCCGCACCCGTCCCTACGCTGAGGGCGCGTGGGAAGTGCTGCGCGACCTCAGAGCGGTGGCGCTCGGAGAGAGGCATCCCTTGCTTGGCGAGGAGCGGGAGTTGAAACGCGCGCTCGTCCTGCTCACGACATCCGACCGCGGCCTCTGCGCCAACTTTAACAGCGCGGTGCTCGGGAGAGTTGAGAAATTTTTGGCCGAGTTGCCGGAGGGCGCGAGTGCTGATATCGTGACTCTTGGGAAGCGCGGGCGGGAGGCCGCGGCGCGGAGGGGCTGGAATCTTGTTGCTTCGTTTGACCACCTCTCGGTGCTTCCGAGCGCCGAGGATATAGAGCCAATCGCGACTCTCCTCACGCGCGGTTTTATCGAGGGACGCTACGACCACATCTATATCGTCTTTACGGATTTTGTCTCAGCGATTCGTCAAGAGGTGGCGCTTGAGCAGCTTTTGCCGCTCCACGAGAACGCGCGGCTTGGCGCGGCATGGCGCGTCGGGGAGGGCGCGGTGAACACCACGCGCGCTCTCGCGCGCGAGCGCTTGCGCAGAATCGAGTTCCTGTTTGAACCGTCGGGGAAAGCGGTGTTTGAGTATGTACTGCCGCGGCTCGTTTCCGTGCAGATTTTTCAGGGCATCCTCGAGTCAATAGCGTCTGAGCACGCCGCACGCCGGCTCGCGATGAAGAACGCGACCGACGCCGCGGCGGACATCGTTCGCGACGTCACGTTTACATTCAACCAGATGCGCCAGTCCGCGATCACGCAGGAAATCGCGGAAATCTCGACCGGAGCGATGATGACGAGGTAG
- the atpD gene encoding F0F1 ATP synthase subunit beta, with the protein MNTGIIKQIIGPVVDVEFPEPPLPQIFGALVVEREGEPLTLEVEQHVGSSFVRCIALGPTEGLQRGLLVRDSGETITVPVGPSVLGRIFNVLGEPIDEGKPLALGKRYPIHRSPPPFVSQSVATEVLETGIKVIDLICPFLRGGKVGLFGGAGVGKTVIIQELIRNIAAEHGGYSVFAGVGERTREGNDLYHEMRESGVMDKTAMVFGQMNEPPGNRARVALSALSMAEYFRDEEGKDVLLFIDNIFRFTQAGSEVSALLGRIPSAVGYQPTLASEMGELQERITSTDKGSITSVQAVYVPADDLTDPAPATTFGHLDSTVVLTRSLAELGIYPAVDPLDSSSTLLDPAVVGDEHYRVARGVQRVLQRYKDLQDIIAILGIEELSEEDKRTVARARKIQRFLSQPFHVAEQFTGSQGRYVPRAETVRGFKEILDGAHDEKSEQQFYMKGGIEEVE; encoded by the coding sequence ATGAATACAGGCATCATTAAACAAATCATCGGCCCGGTGGTTGATGTTGAATTTCCGGAGCCGCCGCTGCCGCAAATTTTTGGGGCGCTTGTCGTGGAGCGAGAGGGCGAGCCGCTGACTCTTGAGGTGGAGCAGCATGTGGGGAGTTCGTTTGTGCGCTGCATTGCGCTCGGGCCGACCGAGGGACTCCAGCGGGGTCTTCTGGTGCGAGACAGCGGCGAGACGATCACAGTCCCCGTCGGGCCCTCGGTCCTCGGGAGGATTTTTAACGTGCTCGGTGAGCCGATAGATGAAGGGAAGCCGCTCGCTCTCGGGAAGCGCTACCCAATCCACCGCTCTCCGCCCCCGTTCGTCTCGCAGTCAGTCGCGACCGAGGTGCTCGAGACCGGCATCAAGGTGATTGATCTGATCTGCCCGTTTCTCCGCGGCGGCAAGGTGGGGCTCTTCGGCGGCGCCGGCGTCGGGAAGACCGTGATCATCCAGGAGCTGATCCGCAATATCGCTGCCGAGCACGGCGGCTACTCGGTGTTTGCCGGAGTCGGCGAGCGCACTCGCGAGGGCAACGATCTCTACCACGAGATGCGCGAGTCCGGCGTGATGGACAAGACCGCGATGGTGTTCGGCCAGATGAATGAACCGCCGGGCAATCGCGCGCGCGTCGCGCTCTCCGCGCTCTCGATGGCGGAGTATTTCCGCGACGAGGAGGGAAAGGACGTGCTGCTCTTCATTGACAATATTTTTCGCTTCACGCAGGCGGGCTCGGAAGTCTCGGCGCTCCTCGGCCGCATCCCCTCGGCTGTGGGCTACCAGCCGACGCTCGCCTCCGAGATGGGCGAGCTTCAGGAGCGCATTACCTCGACCGACAAGGGTTCCATCACCTCGGTACAGGCGGTCTACGTACCGGCAGACGATCTCACTGACCCGGCGCCCGCGACCACCTTCGGTCACCTTGACTCGACCGTCGTGCTCACACGCTCACTCGCGGAGCTCGGCATTTACCCCGCCGTGGACCCGCTCGACTCGAGCTCGACTCTTCTCGACCCGGCGGTCGTCGGCGATGAGCACTACCGGGTGGCGCGCGGCGTGCAGCGCGTACTCCAGCGCTACAAAGACCTCCAGGATATCATCGCGATCCTCGGCATCGAGGAGCTCTCGGAGGAGGATAAGCGCACCGTCGCCCGCGCGCGCAAAATCCAGCGCTTTCTCTCGCAGCCGTTCCATGTGGCGGAGCAGTTCACCGGGAGCCAAGGGCGCTACGTCCCGCGCGCGGAGACCGTGCGGGGCTTCAAAGAAATCCTCGACGGCGCGCACGATGAAAAATCCGAGCAGCAATTTTATATGAAAGGCGGAATCGAGGAGGTGGAGTAA
- a CDS encoding NUDIX domain-containing protein — protein sequence MKTHTLGFIFSPSFEEVLLIEKQRPDWQRGKLNGIGGKIESGEGSVQCMVREASEECGLYSERESWMYIGIMEGSEWSVDVYALIHQGALDDIQTTTDEEVAWYPVAALPHHALSNVPWLIHLAIDKLRHDKFHSCTVQYR from the coding sequence ATGAAGACCCACACGCTCGGATTTATTTTTTCTCCGTCATTCGAGGAGGTGCTGCTCATCGAGAAGCAGCGCCCCGATTGGCAACGGGGGAAGCTCAACGGCATCGGTGGCAAGATTGAATCCGGCGAGGGCAGTGTTCAGTGCATGGTACGCGAGGCATCCGAGGAATGCGGCCTCTATTCAGAACGCGAAAGCTGGATGTACATCGGCATTATGGAAGGATCCGAGTGGTCGGTGGACGTGTACGCACTGATTCATCAAGGAGCGCTCGACGATATTCAAACCACAACGGACGAGGAGGTCGCGTGGTACCCTGTTGCCGCTCTGCCTCACCATGCGCTCTCAAACGTGCCGTGGCTTATTCACCTCGCAATCGACAAGCTGCGCCACGACAAATTCCATTCCTGCACGGTACAGTATCGTTAG
- the gltX gene encoding glutamate--tRNA ligase gives MQSGTVITRFPPSPTGLFHIGNARTALFNWLFARHHGGKVLLRFEDTDRARSKSEYEQNIRDGLVWLGLDFDNAEEAPWRQSERTAIYRVHIERLIASGSAYVSRERAKDDPSREVDLVRLRSGGKNVTFHDEIRGDITFDTTELGDLVIARNIGEPLYHLAVVVDDFEMGVTHVIRGEDHISNTARQILIQEAIGAPRPLYAHIPLILAPDRSKLSKRHGATALTDYRDQGYLPQALINYLALLGWSPGDDREVFSPRELIERFGLSRVQKSGAIFNREKLDWLNREHLKLLSDDDFLAAKRIFLPTRERELFEKHPRTARALVPILRERTATFSDVRALAERGELLYFFEDPIFEDASKISWKETPNETTKRHLQYLVAILDAAKEKNDYHEALNTTIFEYALKEGKGAVLWPMRYALSGKDKSPDPITIATIVEREATIRRLKTAITMLAA, from the coding sequence ATGCAAAGCGGCACGGTTATAACGCGGTTTCCGCCATCGCCGACGGGTCTATTCCATATAGGGAATGCGCGGACGGCGCTTTTTAACTGGCTTTTTGCGCGGCACCACGGTGGGAAAGTGCTTCTGCGGTTTGAAGACACCGACCGCGCACGCTCAAAGTCCGAGTATGAACAAAATATCCGCGATGGCCTCGTGTGGCTCGGGCTCGATTTTGATAACGCCGAGGAGGCGCCATGGCGTCAATCTGAGCGTACGGCTATCTACCGCGTTCATATCGAGCGCCTGATCGCCTCCGGCAGCGCCTACGTGTCGCGCGAGCGGGCAAAGGATGACCCGAGTAGGGAAGTGGATCTCGTGCGTCTCCGAAGCGGCGGCAAGAATGTCACTTTTCATGACGAGATCCGAGGGGATATTACTTTCGATACCACTGAGCTCGGCGATCTCGTTATCGCGCGGAACATTGGTGAGCCGCTTTATCATCTCGCGGTCGTCGTGGATGATTTCGAGATGGGTGTTACGCACGTGATCCGCGGGGAAGACCATATCTCAAATACCGCGCGGCAAATTTTGATACAAGAGGCGATTGGCGCGCCACGGCCTCTCTATGCGCACATTCCGCTCATTCTCGCGCCTGATCGTTCGAAGCTCTCGAAACGCCACGGTGCGACCGCGCTCACCGACTACCGCGACCAAGGATACCTCCCGCAGGCGCTTATAAACTACCTCGCGCTCCTCGGCTGGAGCCCGGGAGACGATAGGGAAGTGTTCAGCCCGAGGGAACTTATCGAGCGCTTCGGCCTCTCACGCGTGCAGAAGTCCGGCGCCATATTCAATCGTGAGAAACTCGACTGGCTCAACCGCGAGCACCTTAAACTTCTCTCCGACGATGATTTCTTGGCAGCTAAAAGAATTTTTTTGCCTACCCGCGAAAGAGAACTTTTTGAGAAGCATCCGCGCACGGCGCGTGCGCTCGTGCCAATCTTGCGCGAGCGCACTGCGACGTTTTCCGACGTTCGAGCGCTCGCGGAGAGGGGAGAGCTCCTGTACTTTTTTGAAGATCCTATATTCGAGGACGCATCAAAAATTTCATGGAAAGAAACACCTAATGAGACTACAAAGCGTCACCTGCAGTATCTTGTCGCTATACTCGATGCTGCGAAAGAAAAAAATGATTACCACGAGGCGTTGAATACAACGATCTTCGAGTACGCGCTAAAAGAGGGGAAGGGGGCGGTGCTCTGGCCGATGCGGTATGCCCTGTCAGGCAAGGACAAGTCGCCCGATCCCATCACGATTGCGACGATCGTAGAGAGGGAGGCAACAATCCGTCGTCTCAAAACCGCTATAACAATGTTGGCAGCTTAA
- a CDS encoding peptidoglycan DD-metalloendopeptidase family protein — protein sequence MFAVRACVGLTLAAVATAEHTSAQSSAEIKSKIDAHTGAVASLEHEIKRYEAELAAVGRDADTLEGAVARLTISIKKFNADIALTEREISETSARIATLSGNISDKERRIAQNTAAIAETLRRVREQEAATLIEVVLSESRLSGFWDSVASIRQFQETIRTELASLRAVKTELEGLREKEEDEQLELIGLRIQLADQKSLVEAERREQRELLRLTKNKESNYQELLATKLAEKEAFEREIHALEAALEIAIDPLKLPEKRPGVLAWPLESITVTQYFGNTDFARANAGIYQGKGHNGIDFRASVGTSVKSALVGIVEAAGDTDLVRGCSSYGKWVLVRHANGLSTLYAHLSLVKVTEGSKVATGDIIGYSGKTGYSTGPHLHFTVYATQGVRVQRFANSVNCKNASIPIADLKAYLNPLDYLPAMP from the coding sequence ATGTTCGCTGTGCGGGCTTGCGTTGGTTTAACCCTCGCTGCTGTGGCTACCGCCGAACATACGAGCGCGCAGTCGAGCGCTGAAATAAAATCAAAAATAGACGCACATACCGGCGCCGTAGCCTCTCTAGAGCATGAAATCAAACGCTACGAGGCAGAACTTGCTGCTGTAGGGCGCGACGCCGACACGCTCGAGGGCGCCGTCGCGCGGCTGACGATCTCGATTAAAAAATTTAACGCGGACATCGCCCTTACCGAGCGAGAGATTTCCGAGACAAGCGCGCGCATTGCGACCCTCAGCGGAAATATTAGCGACAAAGAGCGACGCATCGCACAAAACACAGCGGCAATCGCGGAGACCCTGCGCCGCGTGCGCGAGCAAGAAGCGGCAACCCTTATTGAAGTCGTGCTCTCGGAGTCGCGGCTCTCCGGCTTTTGGGATTCAGTCGCCAGCATCCGTCAATTTCAAGAGACTATTCGAACTGAGCTCGCCTCGCTTCGCGCGGTAAAGACCGAGCTCGAAGGGCTCCGGGAGAAAGAGGAAGATGAGCAACTGGAGCTGATCGGGCTCCGCATTCAGCTTGCTGACCAAAAATCGCTCGTCGAGGCCGAGCGTCGAGAGCAGCGAGAACTGCTGCGCCTCACGAAAAATAAAGAATCTAATTACCAGGAGCTTCTCGCGACGAAGCTGGCCGAGAAAGAAGCGTTCGAGCGCGAAATCCACGCGCTTGAGGCCGCGCTTGAGATAGCGATAGATCCTTTAAAGCTCCCCGAGAAGAGGCCAGGGGTGCTTGCGTGGCCGCTCGAGAGCATTACGGTCACGCAGTATTTCGGCAATACGGATTTCGCTCGAGCAAACGCAGGAATCTACCAGGGGAAGGGGCACAACGGCATCGATTTTCGAGCATCCGTAGGGACGAGCGTAAAGAGTGCGCTTGTTGGTATAGTAGAGGCAGCCGGCGATACCGATCTGGTTCGCGGCTGTTCATCTTATGGCAAATGGGTGCTCGTGCGCCACGCAAACGGACTCTCGACGCTCTATGCGCATCTCTCGCTCGTCAAAGTGACCGAGGGGAGTAAAGTCGCCACGGGGGACATTATAGGTTACAGTGGAAAGACTGGCTACTCGACCGGGCCGCACCTCCACTTCACCGTCTATGCAACGCAGGGCGTGCGCGTACAGAGGTTTGCGAACAGTGTCAATTGCAAAAACGCATCAATTCCGATCGCTGACCTCAAGGCATATTTGAATCCGCTCGATTATCTGCCGGCGATGCCGTAA